In Thermanaerovibrio velox DSM 12556, the genomic stretch CCTCCACCACCCCGTCCTTTTGGCTAGCGTATACCACCCTTACCCTGCCTACCCGCTGGGGGTACAACATAACCGGTTCCTCCCCATCCGCCGTCCTCGTCACGGTGGACCGCATCACCGGGAGGACGTCCCCCTCCCTCAAGGTGTCTTCGGCCCCAAGGTTCACGTGGAACCTCCGGACGTTCCTGTCCCAGGCAAGCCCATCCGCAGGGCGGGCCACCGCCACGATGCGGCCCAAAATACGATACCCACGCCTCAAAGAGACCAACTCGCCTACACATCCGTTTATGGCATCCTTCACGGCGGACCAGTACACGGAGGCCTCAAAATCCCTCCAGAAGAAGGGCTCCCTGAGATCCCGATACTCCGGGGTCCACCTCTTAAGGTCCGAACGGGAAACCCAAGTGTATATGGGCTCCTTGGAGACCGCCCCGTAGACGGTCATCCTCACGTAAGCCACGGCGCTCATCTGAGAGCCTAATAGGTCCTTCTTGCCTATTTTAAGATCCTCCAGGTTAACCTTGACCACCACGTCGTTGGGGCCGTAACCCCTTACGGGCCATCCAGCCCCCACCTCCTTGTCCAAAAGGGTGGCCTCCACCATGGGGGAGGACTTAAGCACGTTCTGGAAGTGCTGGGTCATCTTCTCCGGCAGGGCATCGGAGGGATCGTACCGGGACCTCCAGACCCTTACATCCGTCAAGTTGTGGATCGGGGACGCGATCCTTATCCTTATGTACCTGTCCTGGGCATCCACCACGTCCAAAGCCCCGGCGGGATTGGGACACAAAATCCATCCGAAAGGCACCACTATTAAGACGAGAAGCCGTGCAAGTACCTCCTTCAACATACGATAATCCCCCAAACTACCCAGTATTCAGCTCCCCCTTCCAGGACGGCCATCCTAAAGGGGAAGATACGTCTTCACCAGTAACTTTCTCGACCCCCGCCAGGGGACCCATTAGCGGCTCCCCTGGGCGGCCCACCTCTTCATGTCCTCCACCCGCAGCATAAGCCTCTTCTTCAAACCCTCCGGAAGCTTATCGAAGCTTGCGGAGCCATACCTCTCCAGGTTCTCCTTGAACAACCCCAAGTTAACCTCCGATGGGAGGTAATAGTGCTCCGCCACGTCCCCCGAGGATAGGAGGGTGAGCACGAAACCATCGTGAAAGAAAACCTTGTAAAACCCGTCATCGGAGTCCCTTATCCCAAGCTTATCACAATATTGAGGGGCCATTTGGCACGGGAAGAACGCCTCTTGAACCTTCTCAGCGGGGTAGAACTTCCACATCGCCGCCTCCCGCAGCACCTGCAAAGGGGTTGCCCAAGCGATCCCATAAAGGGAGAGGACCGCCGAGATCAGCAAAGCATACAAGGCCCTCACAGGACATCACCTCCTATCCTTATGATATACTTACGGCTCAAACCTTAAAAGCACCGCCTCAGACGTTGCATTCCAGGGGCGGCTTATCATATCCTTAGCGAATACATTAAGCTCTTGAGGAGGAAGGTTCATGTCCGAAGAAAGATACCACAAGACTTACTCGGTCAGCTGGGACCAGATACAGCGGGACTGCAGGACCCTTGCCAGGGAGTTGGTAAAACTGCGAAGCTGGAACAGGATCATAGCGGTGGCCCGGGGAGGATTGGTGCCGGCGGCCATAATGGCCAGGGAGCTCGAGGTCCGGCTGGTGGACACGGTGTGCATATCCAGCTACACCCTTAAAAACCAGGGGGACATGAAGATCCTCAAGAGACCAGACCTGGATGGGGTGGACGAGAACTGCCTCATCATAGACGACCTGGTGGACACCGGCAAGACCGCCAAGGTCGTTCGGGAAATGTTCCCCAAGGCCTACTTCGCCACGGTGTACGCTAAACCTGAGGGCATCCCAATGGTGGACAAGTTCGTGACACAGGTTACTCAGGACACGTGGATACTCTTCCCCTGGGAGTCCGATGCGGCCTTCTGCGACCCCATAGTGGATCAGGAGAAGCAAGGTTAACCATAGATTACAGCCAAACAGCCTCCTAAGGGTAACCCAAATGACCGGGCGCGGGATTAAGGGATGGACTCACCCCTAAGCCTGCGCCCGGTTATAACGAAGTACGCGAGCTCCGCCACGTTGGCGCAGTGATCCCCTATCCTCTCAAGGTGACGTCCCACCGCCAAAAGGGCCAGCACCTTGACGGCCCGCTCCCTTCCCACCTCACAGGACCCGCTGAAGACCCCCACTGCCCTCTCCCTCATCCGGCTCCAGAGGAGGTCCACCTGGTCATCCTTGTGGAAGACCGAAAGCGCCAGGTCCGGATCCAACCGGACCATGCAGTCCATCGCCTCGTCAAGCATCTCCATGCACTTGGAGAACATGGCGGGCAGCTCCTCCCACTCCTCGGGCATCTTGAAGGACCCAAAGGGGGAGAGCTCCTCCCCCACGTTCTGGGCCTCATCGCCAATCCTCTCCAGGTCCTTGGCTATGCGGAGCACCGCAAAGCAGAAGCGTAGGTCCTCCCTCAGGGGCTGTCTCAGGGCGATAAGCCGCAAGCACTCGCTCTCCACCTGGACCTCCATGGAATCCACCGGCATGTCATCCGGGATAGCCACGGACGCCCCGGAGGTGATAAAGGTATTCAAGACCCCCTCCAGGTTGTCTCGCACCAGGGCACCCATGGAGACCAGGAGCCCCATAAGGTGGTCCCTGTCTGCCTGGTCAAATCCCCCCTCATCCCCCTTTGAAGGGGAGCCGAAGAACCTTAAGGCCACCAAAGCCTCACCCGGTCCACCATCATCTTAAGGGGTTCCCTGGAGGGTTCGCCGTTAACTGTGCGGAACGAATGGTCAACCCCTGGTATCTCCTGAAGGAACTTGTTCTCCTCCGACAGCGGGACCAGGTCCACCAGCCGTCGGCAGGAACCCACGCTGAACAGGTCATCCTCGGTGCCCCTAAAGGCCGCGAAATACGATGAGTTCAACCCCTTAGCCCCCTCGTGAAGCACCGACCGGTCCGGCAGGGAGTTGAGTATGGGCAGCTCAAGCATGCCGAGGTCCGCATTGTCCCTCAGGGTATCCCCGGTCCCAGAGGTCACCACCCCCATTACCCGGTCCACCGGGGGCTCCACCCCTAACATCCTGGAAGCCCCGGAGGCCAACAGCATGGCCCCTATGCCCCCAAGGGAGAACCCCCACAGCCACAGCCACTTAGGATCCACCGTCTCCAAAGCCCCTCTAACCGCGCGACTAAGATCCTCCATCTCCTGGGCAAAGGTCTTGCCGGTAAAGGCCTCCCGGGCCCAACGGTTCTTATCGGATCCAAAGCTTCCGCGGTCCCGTCTCAACCTGCTGGTCTCAACCACCGCCGCCACGGCCCCTCTGGAGGCTATGAGCCTCCCAAGGTCTCCGTACTTGTTCCCCGGGTCCGGGAGGGCCGTGCCGTGCACCCCGTGAAAGACCACCATCAAACCACCATTCCAACCCTCCGCTGGACGAATGAGATGGACCAGCACCTTCTTGTCCCCGAAGGAACCATCTAGACAAAGGGTCTCAAAGTCAGCCGCTACATCTTTAAGGACAGACAAGGGAACACCCCCCAAAAAAGATCATCCCAAGGATCGGGCCTCCTCAACACCCGAGAGCACCGAAGAGGCACACACGGCAAGGTCCGCCAGTTCATCCTGCCCCTTTATGACCATGACGGGGGCGATCCACCTACAACGCTCCTCCAGCCTTGAAACCAGAGAATCCCAAGAGGCAAGAGGCCCAGTGATCACTATCATGTCCACGATACCCTCGAGGACCGACGCCCTGGCGGCGATCTCCTTGACCACGGAGGAGACAAAGGCCTCAAAGACCAAGAGGGCCCGTTCGTCACCCTTCCGAAGCAGGGAATCCACCTCCCTGGGGGAATCGACCCCCAGGTGTCTCACAAGCCCCCCCTTGCGGGTTATCATCTCCGACAGCTCCTCCAGGTCATACCTGCCGCTGAAGACCATTTCAATAAGCCCCAGCACCGGCAATCCCCCTGCCCTATGCAAAGACATGGGGCCCTCCCCCATGAGGGCATCGTTGACCTCTATGACCAGGCCGTCCCGATGGGCACCAACGCTAATTCCCACCCCAAGGTGGGCCACCACCATGCGACAGCACCGGTAATCCTTGCCGAGCCTTAGAGCCCCAAGCCGGGCGGCGCTTCTCTGGGATAGGGCGTGGAAGACCGGATGGCGCTCGATCACCCCGGTACCCGATAGCTTGGCCTCCGGGAGGAGCTCGTCGGTGCTCACCGGATCACCAACGAGGGGGATCCCCATCGGGTGCCTCATGGAAAGCTCCATGACCAAGAGCCCTCCCAGGTTGGACACGTGATGTCCGAATGACTCCCTCTCTAACACCTCCACCATTCGGCGGGTGACCACGTAGGGCCCTCCCGGCACCGGACCGAGAATGCCCCCGGTGGAGATGAAACACTCCACCCGGTCGATATCAAACCCATGTTCCGCCGCCAAGTCCTCAACCGCCTGAACCCGAAGGCCAAGCTGGTCCTTCAGCCGAGGGTACCTAATAAGGTCCTCCTTTCGATGGGACAGCTCCTGACGCAAAAGGACCGCCGGACCTCTGAAAAGACCCACATGGGTGGAATCCAGCCGGGGTGACAGGGAAAGTATTAGGGGGTCTTTCATGGGAACACCCCTTTCTTAAGGGTTCGCCAACCTAGGAGTTCGACGCTTGGCGTTCAATTTTGGTAACAAACCAGTCTCAGCGGAGCACATTCCTCTACAGGATTATATACAAACAGCAATGAAGGCGCGCCGGAGAAGGACCGCGCCGCCGGAGGAAATCCCAGGGCGCGGTCCTTAAGGGTCTACTTCTTGGAGAACGCCGCCATGGCAACCGCGGAAGCTATGGAGAGGAGCTTGGTCTCCGCGGAGTCGGAACGGCTGGTGAGCACGATGGGAGCCTTGGCACCTACCACGAGACCCGCGGTCTTGCCCTTGGCGAAGTATATTATGGCCTTGGCCATCATGTTGCCCGCCTCGATGTCAGGCACCATGAGCACGTCCGCGTGACCGGCAACCTCGGATACTATGCCCTTGTGGCGGGCCGCCTCCTCGCTGACCGCGTTGTCCAACGCCAACGGGCCGTCTATGATGCAACCCTTTATCTGCCCCCGACGGTTCATCTGCACCAGCGCCGCCGCATCAAGGGTGGGCGGCATGTCCGGGTTTACCACCTCAACCGCCGCCAGCACCGCCACCTTGGGGCACTCTATACCAAAGGAGTGGGCCACCTTGACCACGTTCTCCACTATGGAGACCTTGGCGGGCAGATCGGGGTACATGTTAAAGGCCGGGTCGGTGATGAAGAAGATCCTGTCATAGCCCTCCACATCGTGAATGTAAACGTGGGACAGCAGGGAACCGGTTCTAAGACCCTTCTCCTTGTTCAGAACCGCCTTCAGGAAGTTGGCGGTCTTAACCATGCCCTTCATGAGGATGTGAGCCTTACCAGAGGAAACCTGCTCCACCGCCGCCAGGGCAGCTACGGCCTCACCGCCCCTCTCGTCCACAACCTCGTACTTGGAGAGGTCCACCCCCAACTTAGAAGCCACGGCACCTATCTTGTCCGCATCACCAACCAGGATGGCCTCGGCAATGCCCTTAACCCTGGCCTCCTCCACCGCCTCCAGAACCTCCGCGTCGTCAGCGCAGGCCACGCTTATCTTGAGGGGCCCCACCTCCCTGGCGTAATCAAGGAGCTCAGACAGTGAACGCAGCTGTTTCATAGAAACCGGACCTCCCTATGACTTGGAATTAAACCCTAATGCCCAAGGGCACTACGACACGAACACATTATACTCCCCCTCCACATGAGGTAACAGCGATTCCATACCAGCAAGGGCAAGAAACCATATCTTAAATATCAAAAAAGTACACACCGCCCAGTTCCACGCCCACATCTACCATCATGGGCCGGTGAATGATAAAGTATCCCCTGCGGGAACGTGTCTATGCACTGAAAAGCATGGTTGACACCAACCGCCACAAAGGCAGGACAGGAGGGAGTTCTCAATGGAACGGGATAAATCTCTTGGGGAGCGATTCGGCCTTGGGCGTTTTTCCACCAGAGAGGTGGTGGTGATGGGGCTTCTGGTGGCGATGAACATAGTGCTGACCCGGGTGGCCAGCATAAGGATAGCCATAGGGTCGGTGGAGGGCATAAGGATAGGGTTCGGCACCCTCCCGGTGGTGTTCGGTTCCCTTTCCATGGGCCCCCTTGCCGGGGGGCTGATAGGGGCCGTGGGGGACCTCATAGGGTATTGGGTCAACCCCATGGGGCCCTACATGCCTCATTTCACCATCACGTACACCGTCGGAGGCGTGCTGCCGGGGCTCATATTCCGCTCCATGCCCGGTAAGTGGCGGAACACGTGGACCATGGGGCTTTCCATAGGGATACCTCACGTGATCATGTCCTGCATAGTGGTGCCCCTTCTCCTCGAACATCTGTTCTCCCTGCCCGTGGCGGTTACCATGCCCCCGAGGTTCATAGCCGCCGCTTTCATCATACCCTCTTACACCTTGATATGCAGGGCCCTTATCGCCCGCACCGGATCCCAGGGATGGTTCATCCGCACACTTCTGCCGTGATGTGGGTAAGACCAATCCTCAAGACCTCTATGGACTTAAGATAATCTTCTACCCTCAGCCTCTCCTCATCGGTGTGGTCCAACCGGGAATCCCCGGGACCGTAGACCCCCATCGGGCATCCCAGGGGGGCCAAAACGTTCATATCGCAGGTGCCCATCTTGGAAAGCAGCCTTGGGGTCATGCGGAAGGATCTTATGGCCCTCCGCATGGCCCTAACCACCAGGTCATCGCTCCCTACCCCGTGAGGTTCGATGGCTTCTAAGACCCTGATGGATACCCCTTCCGTACCGGCGGACAGCACATCACGGGCAACCTCCACGGAGCTTCCCAATGGGACCCTCACGTCCAGCCTCACCCTGGCGCTGCGTTCCCCCACGTCAACCCCTTCCATCATGGCCACCGCACAGGAGAACCCCTCCATGGATGACACCGCCTCCACCGCCCTCGCCGCCTGGACCAACACATCGGTGAGAGGCCCCCGGTGACATGACCTGTGGGAACCACCGTCGGAGGCGTAAAACTCCGCCAGAAGACGTCCTCGGTAAGAAACAGCCACCCCATCGGAACCGGTGGGCTCCCCCACCAGCAAGGCCCTAACCCCCTTCAGCCACGTCAAGGCATGTCTGGCCCCCCTCGAATCCTCTTCCTCCCCCACCGCTCCTATAAACACGAGGGAAACCCCGGGGGGAACTTCCACCGCACCCCCTGCCACCGCCAGGGCGCACAGGGGCCCCTTGGCATCCACCGTCCCACGTCCCCAAAGCTCTCCCGCCTCCATCCGAACCGCAGGCCCCCCGGGCACGGTGTCCACGTGCCCCACCAGGGCAACAACCGAAGGCCCGGTACCCCTCACCGCCACTACATTCCCCGCCCCATCGATGATCACCCGTTCCCATCCGAAACACCCCAGGTTCTCCACAAGAAAGGCACAGGCCCTCTCCTCCATGAAGCTCGGGCTGGGGATCTCCACTAGCCCCCTAAGGAGTTCCACCGGATCCATGGGACACCTCCGAAACCGTCAGCCTAAGGGCCTCAAATACCAGCTCCGCATCCTCCCGGGTGGCATGAAAGGAGGGGAGAAACCGAACCACCCTAGGTCCCGCGGGAAGCGCCAGCACCCCCTTGGACTGAAGAGACCTCACCACCAGGGAGGAGTCCACCGGCACCTCCACGCCGGTCATGGAGCCAAGGCCCCTAACCACAAGCCCAAGCCCCAGCACCCGCTCCCGGAACTCCTCCATGACAGCACATATCCCGGCGGAAGCCCCCTCCATGACCCTTTGTATCCCGTAAGCCCCCATGGCACAGGCCAAGGGATTGCCCCCGTAGGTGGACCCGTGAAGCCCGGGGGCAAAGTCCCCGAG encodes the following:
- a CDS encoding FlgT C-terminal domain-containing protein gives rise to the protein MLKEVLARLLVLIVVPFGWILCPNPAGALDVVDAQDRYIRIRIASPIHNLTDVRVWRSRYDPSDALPEKMTQHFQNVLKSSPMVEATLLDKEVGAGWPVRGYGPNDVVVKVNLEDLKIGKKDLLGSQMSAVAYVRMTVYGAVSKEPIYTWVSRSDLKRWTPEYRDLREPFFWRDFEASVYWSAVKDAINGCVGELVSLRRGYRILGRIVAVARPADGLAWDRNVRRFHVNLGAEDTLREGDVLPVMRSTVTRTADGEEPVMLYPQRVGRVRVVYASQKDGVVEVVEEPKGSPIGIGDVIMVPLTIPRKGLF
- the gpt gene encoding xanthine phosphoribosyltransferase — its product is MSEERYHKTYSVSWDQIQRDCRTLARELVKLRSWNRIIAVARGGLVPAAIMARELEVRLVDTVCISSYTLKNQGDMKILKRPDLDGVDENCLIIDDLVDTGKTAKVVREMFPKAYFATVYAKPEGIPMVDKFVTQVTQDTWILFPWESDAAFCDPIVDQEKQG
- the phoU gene encoding phosphate signaling complex protein PhoU, producing the protein MALRFFGSPSKGDEGGFDQADRDHLMGLLVSMGALVRDNLEGVLNTFITSGASVAIPDDMPVDSMEVQVESECLRLIALRQPLREDLRFCFAVLRIAKDLERIGDEAQNVGEELSPFGSFKMPEEWEELPAMFSKCMEMLDEAMDCMVRLDPDLALSVFHKDDQVDLLWSRMRERAVGVFSGSCEVGRERAVKVLALLAVGRHLERIGDHCANVAELAYFVITGRRLRGESIP
- a CDS encoding alpha/beta hydrolase — its product is MSVLKDVAADFETLCLDGSFGDKKVLVHLIRPAEGWNGGLMVVFHGVHGTALPDPGNKYGDLGRLIASRGAVAAVVETSRLRRDRGSFGSDKNRWAREAFTGKTFAQEMEDLSRAVRGALETVDPKWLWLWGFSLGGIGAMLLASGASRMLGVEPPVDRVMGVVTSGTGDTLRDNADLGMLELPILNSLPDRSVLHEGAKGLNSSYFAAFRGTEDDLFSVGSCRRLVDLVPLSEENKFLQEIPGVDHSFRTVNGEPSREPLKMMVDRVRLWWP
- the buk gene encoding butyrate kinase: MKDPLILSLSPRLDSTHVGLFRGPAVLLRQELSHRKEDLIRYPRLKDQLGLRVQAVEDLAAEHGFDIDRVECFISTGGILGPVPGGPYVVTRRMVEVLERESFGHHVSNLGGLLVMELSMRHPMGIPLVGDPVSTDELLPEAKLSGTGVIERHPVFHALSQRSAARLGALRLGKDYRCCRMVVAHLGVGISVGAHRDGLVIEVNDALMGEGPMSLHRAGGLPVLGLIEMVFSGRYDLEELSEMITRKGGLVRHLGVDSPREVDSLLRKGDERALLVFEAFVSSVVKEIAARASVLEGIVDMIVITGPLASWDSLVSRLEERCRWIAPVMVIKGQDELADLAVCASSVLSGVEEARSLG
- the ptb gene encoding phosphate butyryltransferase; amino-acid sequence: MKQLRSLSELLDYAREVGPLKISVACADDAEVLEAVEEARVKGIAEAILVGDADKIGAVASKLGVDLSKYEVVDERGGEAVAALAAVEQVSSGKAHILMKGMVKTANFLKAVLNKEKGLRTGSLLSHVYIHDVEGYDRIFFITDPAFNMYPDLPAKVSIVENVVKVAHSFGIECPKVAVLAAVEVVNPDMPPTLDAAALVQMNRRGQIKGCIIDGPLALDNAVSEEAARHKGIVSEVAGHADVLMVPDIEAGNMMAKAIIYFAKGKTAGLVVGAKAPIVLTSRSDSAETKLLSIASAVAMAAFSKK
- a CDS encoding folate family ECF transporter S component, encoding MERDKSLGERFGLGRFSTREVVVMGLLVAMNIVLTRVASIRIAIGSVEGIRIGFGTLPVVFGSLSMGPLAGGLIGAVGDLIGYWVNPMGPYMPHFTITYTVGGVLPGLIFRSMPGKWRNTWTMGLSIGIPHVIMSCIVVPLLLEHLFSLPVAVTMPPRFIAAAFIIPSYTLICRALIARTGSQGWFIRTLLP
- a CDS encoding M20/M25/M40 family metallo-hydrolase, translating into MDPVELLRGLVEIPSPSFMEERACAFLVENLGCFGWERVIIDGAGNVVAVRGTGPSVVALVGHVDTVPGGPAVRMEAGELWGRGTVDAKGPLCALAVAGGAVEVPPGVSLVFIGAVGEEEDSRGARHALTWLKGVRALLVGEPTGSDGVAVSYRGRLLAEFYASDGGSHRSCHRGPLTDVLVQAARAVEAVSSMEGFSCAVAMMEGVDVGERSARVRLDVRVPLGSSVEVARDVLSAGTEGVSIRVLEAIEPHGVGSDDLVVRAMRRAIRSFRMTPRLLSKMGTCDMNVLAPLGCPMGVYGPGDSRLDHTDEERLRVEDYLKSIEVLRIGLTHITAEVCG